A window from Candidatus Tectomicrobia bacterium encodes these proteins:
- a CDS encoding SUMF1/EgtB/PvdO family nonheme iron enzyme: MNPFARRLAAAGLLLAAWLAGSGPAEGAAPPAGARGGMILIPAGSFLMGRNGGPQEEAPAHEVHLPAFHIDRNLVTWREYARFIQAKGPAGPKGEMYLDLEDPDNRIHLRDGVWAAEPAFADHPAGELAWHGAVAYCAWAGKKLPSEAEWEKAARGTDGRLYPWGNQKPTKELAFLGFRGETGPVGRHPKGASPYGVLDMAGQVWEWTRSLARPYPYNPRDGREDLSADAPRVIRGGMAGSDEEGLTSTSREVVFPPRQATGHAYIGFRCARADEAVN, encoded by the coding sequence ATGAATCCCTTCGCCCGGCGCCTGGCGGCGGCCGGTCTTCTTCTCGCGGCATGGCTGGCGGGTTCCGGCCCGGCGGAGGGGGCGGCCCCCCCGGCGGGCGCCCGGGGCGGGATGATCCTCATCCCGGCCGGCTCCTTCCTCATGGGCCGTAACGGCGGCCCCCAGGAGGAGGCCCCGGCCCACGAGGTGCACCTGCCGGCCTTCCACATCGACCGCAACCTGGTGACCTGGCGCGAGTACGCCCGCTTCATCCAGGCCAAGGGCCCGGCCGGCCCCAAGGGGGAGATGTACCTGGACCTGGAGGACCCGGACAACCGCATCCACCTCAGGGATGGGGTGTGGGCGGCCGAGCCCGCCTTCGCCGATCACCCGGCGGGGGAGCTCGCCTGGCACGGCGCCGTGGCCTACTGCGCCTGGGCGGGCAAGAAGCTCCCCAGCGAGGCCGAATGGGAGAAGGCCGCCCGGGGCACGGACGGGCGCCTCTATCCCTGGGGGAACCAGAAGCCCACGAAGGAGCTGGCCTTCCTGGGCTTCCGGGGGGAAACGGGGCCCGTCGGGCGCCATCCCAAGGGGGCGAGCCCCTACGGCGTCCTCGACATGGCGGGGCAGGTGTGGGAGTGGACCCGCTCCCTCGCCAGGCCCTATCCCTACAACCCACGGGACGGCCGGGAGGATCTCTCCGCCGACGCGCCCCGCGTCATCCGGGGCGGGATGGCCGGGAGCGACGAGGAGGGCTTGACCTCCACCAGCCGCGAGGTGGTCTTCCCTCCGCGCCAGGCCACCGGCCACGCCTACATCGGCTTTAGGTGCGCGCGGGCGGACGAGGCGGTGAACTAG
- a CDS encoding LEA type 2 family protein, whose translation MIEKGTAPPVRALGAALLAFSLAGCGALMGERPALDVTLVNLVPREISPLEQVMEVSLRVRNPNNYPLVLTGARFDLDLNGRPILRGLSNQRVEVPRLGSALMRAEGSASTITLLNQIFELSPDRPIRYKLSGVAFTGGALGAGAMLGDSIPFESLGELNLRPPAGGRPRESGRP comes from the coding sequence ATGATCGAAAAGGGTACGGCCCCGCCGGTTCGGGCCCTCGGAGCGGCTCTCCTCGCCTTCTCCCTGGCGGGGTGCGGCGCCCTGATGGGCGAGCGCCCCGCGCTGGACGTCACCCTGGTGAACCTGGTGCCCCGGGAGATCTCCCCGCTCGAGCAGGTCATGGAGGTTTCGCTCCGCGTCCGCAACCCCAACAACTATCCCCTGGTCCTCACCGGCGCCCGCTTCGACCTCGACCTGAACGGCCGGCCCATCCTGCGCGGGCTGAGCAACCAGCGGGTGGAGGTGCCCCGCCTGGGGAGCGCCCTGATGCGGGCGGAGGGCTCGGCCTCCACCATCACCCTCCTCAACCAGATATTCGAGCTCAGCCCGGACCGCCCGATCCGCTACAAGCTGTCGGGCGTGGCCTTCACGGGCGGCGCGCTGGGGGCGGGCGCCATGCTGGGGGATTCCATCCCGTTCGAGAGCCTGGGCGAGCTCAACTTGCGCCCGCCGGCCGGCGGGCGCCCCCGCGAGAGCGGGAGGCCATGA
- a CDS encoding NIPSNAP family protein, protein MLYEVRAYTITPGHVEEAVEDFGRIIERRVRLSPLVGFFQCAMGEMNRILHIWEYESTAHRESVRAETLRQPWWPPLKREHIHKQVTRLMRPSSCRPRPLTGAMGGIYVIHSDFLKTGAFKEAGEAWKKLLPERERLSPLAGAFGNPAGEFESGILNEFVHIWPYRDLAHWAEVREREAALPGWRESLHPFIVSQTAEAWLPAPYSPMH, encoded by the coding sequence GTGCTCTATGAGGTCCGCGCCTACACCATCACGCCGGGGCACGTGGAGGAGGCCGTCGAGGACTTCGGCCGCATCATCGAGAGGCGCGTCCGGCTCTCGCCGCTGGTGGGGTTCTTCCAGTGCGCCATGGGGGAGATGAACCGCATCCTCCACATCTGGGAGTACGAGAGCACCGCCCACCGCGAGAGCGTGCGCGCCGAGACGCTGCGCCAGCCCTGGTGGCCCCCCCTCAAGCGCGAGCACATCCACAAGCAGGTCACCCGCCTCATGCGGCCCTCTTCCTGCCGGCCCCGGCCGCTGACGGGGGCGATGGGGGGCATCTATGTCATCCACAGCGATTTCCTCAAGACGGGCGCGTTCAAGGAGGCCGGGGAGGCCTGGAAGAAGCTCCTGCCGGAGCGCGAGCGGCTCTCGCCCCTGGCGGGGGCTTTCGGGAACCCGGCCGGGGAGTTCGAATCCGGAATCCTGAACGAATTCGTCCACATCTGGCCCTACCGAGATCTGGCCCACTGGGCCGAGGTGCGCGAGAGGGAGGCGGCCCTGCCCGGCTGGAGGGAGAGCCTCCATCCTTTTATCGTGAGCCAGACCGCCGAGGCCTGGCTCCCGGCGCCCTACTCGCCCATGCACTGA
- a CDS encoding response regulator: MAVSPKRILLVDDEPEILQVLGEILSSMGYQAETASSGDEALAKLTSQIDLVLLDVRMPGMDGYQVVQRIRKTPATRDIPIIMVTALGSRDDRLKAVKAGANDFIHKPVDAIELRVRAESQLRLKESLDEIKRQRAELQRSYAAEKELLEKTLQGSVRALVDILGLVSPLVFSRVGRIRRLVRQLCMNLDLPNAWQYEFAAMLSQVGWVAIPLEVTEKHFTGKPLSPDEQKMVEGHTETAAVLLAKIPRLGFAAEMIRNQPKSHLREFYSGDLRLRDPATIGSLILRAVVHYDLLLSQGLGHRDALTALRRAEERNDPAILSALQSIIVDESGNPIDLEPRRVKLSDLAPEMILGEDLLSRGERGILLARKGQEVSRALLEKLKNAVVAGDQQRQIMVLIPRPAEGTQAGGQ; encoded by the coding sequence ATGGCGGTTTCGCCCAAACGAATCCTGCTGGTGGATGACGAGCCGGAGATCCTCCAGGTCCTGGGGGAAATCCTCTCCTCCATGGGTTACCAGGCCGAAACCGCGTCGAGCGGCGACGAGGCCCTGGCCAAGCTCACCTCCCAGATCGACCTCGTGCTCCTCGACGTGAGAATGCCGGGCATGGACGGCTACCAGGTGGTCCAGCGCATCCGGAAGACGCCCGCCACGCGCGACATCCCCATCATCATGGTGACCGCCCTGGGCAGCCGCGACGACCGCCTGAAGGCCGTGAAGGCGGGCGCCAACGACTTCATCCACAAGCCCGTGGACGCCATCGAGCTGAGGGTCCGGGCCGAGAGCCAGCTCCGGCTCAAGGAGTCCCTGGACGAGATCAAGCGCCAGCGGGCCGAGCTGCAGCGCTCCTACGCGGCCGAGAAGGAGCTGCTGGAGAAGACCCTCCAGGGCAGCGTCCGCGCCCTGGTGGACATCCTTGGTCTGGTGAGCCCCCTCGTGTTCAGCCGCGTCGGGCGCATCCGCCGGCTGGTGCGCCAGCTCTGCATGAACCTCGACCTCCCCAACGCCTGGCAGTACGAGTTCGCGGCCATGCTCTCCCAAGTGGGCTGGGTGGCGATTCCTCTCGAGGTGACCGAGAAGCATTTCACCGGCAAGCCCCTCTCCCCCGACGAGCAGAAGATGGTGGAGGGCCACACCGAGACCGCGGCGGTCCTCCTGGCCAAGATCCCCCGCCTGGGCTTCGCCGCGGAGATGATCCGCAACCAGCCCAAGTCCCACCTAAGGGAGTTCTACTCGGGCGACCTCAGGCTGCGGGACCCCGCGACCATCGGCTCGCTCATCCTGCGCGCCGTGGTGCATTACGACCTGCTCCTCTCCCAGGGCCTCGGCCACCGCGACGCCCTGACGGCGCTCCGGAGGGCCGAGGAGCGCAACGACCCGGCCATCCTGTCCGCCCTCCAGAGCATCATCGTGGACGAATCCGGGAACCCCATCGACCTGGAGCCCCGCAGGGTCAAGCTGTCCGACCTGGCGCCGGAGATGATCCTGGGCGAGGACCTCCTCTCGCGGGGGGAGCGCGGCATCCTCCTCGCCCGCAAGGGCCAGGAGGTCAGCCGCGCCCTGCTGGAGAAGCTGAAGAACGCCGTGGTCGCGGGCGACCAGCAGCGCCAGATCATGGTCCTCATCCCCCGTCCCGCCGAGGGGACACAGGCGGGCGGACAATGA
- a CDS encoding response regulator: protein MIPPGAPPVESPKRILIVDDELEHVQFLERHLHGMGHHIETAQDGFEAMARVKLGVDLVLLDVRMPRMDGFEVARQIRADPAFLDLPIIMVTVLGNKDDRLRAVEAGANDFISKPVDLVELHVRTRSLLKLKEARDQLRRRHDELEIAVTDRTRSLRSALDEVATAQRDTYEAHLETIRRLAVVAEYKDPDTAQHIQRVREYAFLLAQGMGLPPGEVEMIQHAAPMHDVGKIIVPETILLKPEKLTHEEWKVMQQHTVAGGSILGGSSSKLLQMGEIIALSHHEKWDGSGYPKGISERDIPAAGRIIAVADVFDALTSERPYKKAYSFQETLDIMQAEADVHFDPAVLGIFVRHRHTVKGMLNQYRSTSGS, encoded by the coding sequence ATGATCCCCCCCGGCGCCCCGCCCGTGGAATCCCCCAAGCGCATCCTCATCGTCGACGACGAGCTCGAGCACGTCCAGTTCCTGGAGCGCCACCTCCACGGCATGGGCCACCACATCGAGACCGCCCAGGACGGGTTCGAGGCGATGGCCCGGGTGAAGCTCGGGGTGGACCTCGTCCTCCTCGACGTGCGGATGCCGCGGATGGACGGCTTCGAGGTGGCCCGGCAGATCCGCGCGGACCCCGCCTTCCTGGACCTGCCCATCATCATGGTCACCGTCCTCGGCAACAAGGACGACCGCCTGCGCGCCGTCGAGGCCGGAGCCAACGACTTCATCTCGAAGCCCGTGGACCTGGTCGAGCTCCACGTCCGCACCCGCTCCCTCCTCAAGCTCAAGGAGGCGCGGGACCAGTTGCGCAGGCGCCATGACGAGCTCGAGATCGCCGTGACGGACCGCACCCGGAGCCTGCGGAGCGCGCTCGATGAGGTGGCCACGGCCCAGCGCGACACCTACGAGGCCCACCTCGAAACCATCCGCCGCCTGGCCGTGGTGGCCGAGTACAAGGACCCGGACACCGCCCAGCACATCCAGCGGGTGCGGGAATACGCCTTCCTCCTCGCGCAGGGCATGGGGCTTCCGCCCGGCGAGGTGGAGATGATCCAGCACGCCGCCCCCATGCACGACGTGGGCAAGATCATCGTCCCCGAGACCATCCTCCTCAAGCCCGAGAAGCTGACGCACGAGGAGTGGAAAGTCATGCAACAGCATACGGTGGCGGGGGGCAGCATCCTGGGCGGCTCGAGCTCGAAGCTCCTCCAGATGGGGGAGATCATCGCCCTCTCCCACCACGAGAAGTGGGACGGCAGCGGCTACCCCAAGGGCATCTCCGAGAGGGACATACCGGCGGCGGGCCGCATCATCGCCGTGGCCGACGTCTTCGACGCCCTCACCAGCGAGCGGCCCTACAAGAAGGCGTACTCGTTCCAGGAGACCCTGGACATCATGCAGGCCGAGGCGGACGTGCACTTCGACCCGGCCGTCCTGGGGATATTCGTGCGCCACAGGCACACGGTGAAGGGAATGCTGAACCAGTACCGGAGCACGAGCGGGAGCTGA
- a CDS encoding GAF domain-containing protein: MSAPSKPPSYPSPRKLLLVLAALTPVVMAAAYFADWVVDFFKVPYPYDEFLEGLMLSGILIAPLFFLLFARYFRKLEAAHLHQRQSDLHRETELRQANRSLRILSECNQILVHARTEEDLLTGMCRTIVEIGNYRMAWIGWAEDDPDKTVRPAAAWGDHTDLIGRTRISWGPDESGRGPTGRAIRGRTVITIADASQDSSPGPWLDNARTAGFASSLAAPLLDEQGDVFGALTLHAGQPHGFTASDAEMFRELAADIAFGLRSLRTERERRRQFEENRKLAQAVEQSASGILITDPNGIIEYVNPAFTRTTGYTLDELKGKTPRVLKSGKHPPAMYEKLWKTILAGETYQGQFINKKKDGGEYISGVSMAPVLDEGGTITHFVGVQEDITEFMESQRQLERYTTRLQRLLQLDRDISASLDLDEVFRLVVGSAADLLQIDDVTLFIMDESGELCLRAWHGEWGTSLTRRRFPVGVGLVGRAALHGKPVYVPEVAERPDFGNKEKAREYGLRSYLGVPLQVQGRMIGVLNYLCKEVREYTQEDIDLLSLLGSHAAAAIEKAGLHQEVRANLDFLQSILASSVDAIVVFDFENRVKSWNRAAEAMFGYTAEEAIGKTTDETIMVEEDKAARDKAVVEVMAGAQHVRETVRRRKDGSLVPVRLTSSPVRDAGGKVVARTVIFQDLTQQKIAEREREAYIERLKALNGLIAQISSGTDLDEVFRLVVRVTADFLGVDFAVLFTVENGELAYRADHGGWLKLRKSAGVRPGTEAHEVFRTGKPLYAEDMAQVPGWEPHPWIAEQGIKSFLGIPLKIGERVAGVLATLCRGVRKFSSEDIDLLSLLGNHAAIAIEKASLLLNSQKGLDFLRSVLHASSDPVMVADLKDRTLFWNRAAEELFGYTAEEINEKGVRALLPSEDRAAKGEFIGRVMGGNRVDHEGYRRRKDGTLVPVRITGSPIQDPAGNVVARTVIFRDLTEQKKAEQEREAYIERLKTLNTLIAQISSSLKLDEVLDFVVRSAAELLNISCIILFVIEEGFLVAKAEVGGFYSARERSRFPVESGSGGVVARRGEPYYVRDVAEAPEFIFKDEAKEHGIGSYLGVPLKVGGKVIGVISCLNKGVREFTQEEINLAAALASGAATAIANAQTHAQLQDAFRKLQQSQAMLIRAEKLSSIGTLTAGAAHEILNPANIIGLHAQRLMWENEEGTSPHQSAQVILRNVERISRICDDLRRFSRDEAAKEEPFDPDDALRQCIRPLEPEFRLASVEVSYRLAGEASLVLGEKSQIQQVFFNLLRNAMDAMPEGGTLTVASREAAEDERKWWETRVSDTGTGIPPEHLSRIFDPFFTTKPEDKGTGLGLSVSYGIVESHGGRIWAENNPDKGATFIVRLPVKEKENGEAASAHPDRG, encoded by the coding sequence ATGTCCGCTCCTTCCAAGCCGCCCTCCTATCCCTCGCCGCGGAAGCTGCTGCTCGTCCTCGCCGCGCTCACCCCAGTCGTCATGGCCGCCGCGTATTTCGCCGACTGGGTTGTGGATTTTTTCAAGGTCCCATATCCCTATGATGAGTTCCTAGAAGGACTCATGCTATCCGGGATTCTCATCGCGCCCCTCTTTTTTCTCCTGTTCGCGCGTTACTTCCGGAAACTGGAGGCCGCTCATCTGCATCAGCGGCAATCGGACCTTCACCGGGAGACGGAGCTCCGCCAGGCGAACCGCAGCCTCCGCATCCTGAGCGAGTGCAACCAGATCCTCGTCCACGCCAGGACGGAGGAAGACCTCCTCACCGGCATGTGCCGGACCATCGTCGAGATCGGGAACTACCGCATGGCCTGGATCGGCTGGGCCGAGGACGACCCGGATAAGACCGTGCGCCCCGCCGCCGCCTGGGGGGACCACACCGACCTCATCGGGCGCACCCGCATCTCCTGGGGTCCGGATGAATCCGGCCGGGGCCCCACGGGACGGGCCATCCGGGGCCGGACCGTGATCACAATCGCCGACGCCAGCCAGGATTCGAGCCCCGGCCCATGGCTCGACAACGCAAGGACAGCCGGCTTCGCCTCCTCCCTCGCCGCTCCCCTGCTGGATGAGCAGGGGGATGTTTTCGGCGCCCTGACGCTCCACGCGGGCCAGCCGCACGGTTTCACCGCCTCGGACGCCGAGATGTTCCGGGAGCTCGCCGCCGACATCGCCTTCGGCCTCCGCTCCCTGCGCACCGAGCGGGAGCGGCGGCGGCAGTTCGAGGAGAACCGCAAGCTCGCCCAGGCCGTGGAGCAGAGCGCCTCGGGCATCCTCATCACCGACCCGAACGGAATCATCGAGTACGTCAACCCCGCATTCACCCGGACGACGGGCTACACCCTCGATGAGCTCAAGGGGAAGACCCCCCGCGTCCTCAAGTCGGGGAAGCACCCGCCCGCGATGTACGAAAAGCTGTGGAAAACCATCCTCGCCGGCGAAACGTACCAGGGCCAGTTCATCAACAAGAAGAAGGACGGCGGCGAGTACATCTCAGGGGTCAGCATGGCCCCCGTCCTGGACGAGGGCGGGACCATCACCCACTTCGTCGGGGTCCAGGAGGACATCACCGAGTTCATGGAGTCCCAACGCCAGCTCGAGCGCTACACGACCCGCCTGCAGAGGCTCCTCCAGCTCGACCGCGACATCTCCGCCAGCCTCGACCTGGACGAGGTGTTCCGCCTCGTCGTCGGCTCGGCGGCGGACCTCCTCCAGATCGACGACGTGACCCTCTTCATCATGGACGAGAGCGGGGAGCTGTGCCTGCGGGCGTGGCACGGGGAGTGGGGGACGAGCTTGACCCGGAGGCGCTTCCCCGTGGGCGTGGGCCTCGTGGGAAGGGCCGCCCTCCACGGAAAGCCGGTCTACGTTCCGGAGGTGGCGGAGCGGCCCGATTTCGGGAACAAGGAGAAAGCCAGGGAGTACGGGCTCCGCTCCTACCTGGGGGTTCCGCTGCAGGTGCAGGGCCGGATGATCGGCGTTCTCAACTATCTCTGCAAGGAAGTCCGGGAGTACACGCAGGAGGACATCGACCTCCTCTCCCTCCTCGGGAGCCACGCCGCCGCCGCCATCGAGAAAGCGGGCCTGCACCAGGAAGTGCGGGCGAACCTCGATTTCTTGCAGAGCATCCTCGCCTCCAGTGTGGACGCCATCGTGGTCTTCGATTTCGAGAACCGGGTCAAGTCGTGGAACCGGGCGGCGGAGGCCATGTTCGGCTACACGGCGGAGGAGGCCATCGGGAAGACGACGGACGAAACCATCATGGTCGAGGAAGACAAGGCGGCGCGGGACAAGGCGGTCGTGGAGGTCATGGCGGGGGCCCAGCACGTCCGGGAGACCGTCCGCCGCCGGAAGGACGGCTCCCTCGTCCCGGTTCGCCTCACGTCTTCCCCGGTGAGGGACGCCGGGGGGAAGGTCGTCGCCCGGACGGTCATCTTCCAGGATCTGACCCAGCAGAAGATAGCCGAGCGGGAGCGCGAGGCTTACATCGAGCGCTTGAAGGCATTGAACGGCCTCATCGCCCAAATCTCCTCCGGCACCGACTTGGACGAGGTATTCCGGCTCGTCGTCCGGGTCACGGCGGATTTCCTGGGGGTCGACTTCGCCGTCCTCTTCACCGTGGAGAACGGGGAGCTCGCCTACCGCGCCGATCACGGCGGGTGGCTGAAGCTCCGCAAGTCGGCGGGAGTCCGGCCCGGGACGGAAGCCCATGAAGTTTTCCGGACCGGCAAGCCCCTGTACGCCGAGGACATGGCCCAGGTGCCCGGCTGGGAGCCTCACCCGTGGATCGCCGAGCAGGGGATCAAGTCCTTCCTGGGGATCCCGCTCAAGATCGGCGAGCGCGTGGCCGGCGTCCTGGCCACCCTGTGCCGGGGGGTCCGCAAGTTCTCGAGCGAGGACATCGACCTGCTCTCCCTCCTCGGGAACCACGCGGCCATCGCCATCGAGAAGGCTAGCCTTCTCTTGAATTCCCAGAAGGGGCTCGATTTCCTCCGGAGCGTCCTCCACGCCAGCTCCGATCCCGTCATGGTCGCGGACCTGAAGGACAGGACTCTCTTCTGGAACCGCGCGGCGGAGGAGCTGTTCGGCTACACGGCGGAGGAGATCAACGAGAAGGGCGTCCGGGCGCTCCTCCCCAGCGAGGACCGGGCCGCGAAAGGAGAGTTCATCGGCCGCGTCATGGGAGGCAATCGGGTCGATCACGAGGGCTACCGCCGCCGGAAGGACGGCACTCTCGTCCCCGTCCGCATCACCGGCTCCCCCATCCAGGATCCCGCCGGCAACGTGGTCGCGCGGACCGTCATCTTCCGCGACCTGACCGAGCAGAAGAAAGCCGAGCAGGAGCGGGAGGCCTACATCGAGCGCTTGAAGACCTTGAACACCCTCATCGCCCAGATATCCTCCAGCCTCAAGTTGGACGAGGTGCTCGACTTCGTCGTCCGATCGGCGGCGGAATTGTTGAATATCTCCTGCATTATCCTCTTTGTCATCGAGGAAGGCTTCCTGGTCGCCAAGGCGGAGGTCGGAGGGTTCTACAGCGCGAGGGAAAGAAGCCGTTTCCCGGTGGAAAGCGGCTCCGGGGGCGTGGTCGCCCGGCGGGGCGAACCCTACTACGTCCGGGACGTGGCCGAGGCGCCGGAGTTCATATTCAAGGACGAGGCCAAGGAGCACGGGATCGGCTCGTACCTGGGGGTCCCCCTCAAGGTGGGGGGCAAGGTGATCGGCGTGATCAGCTGCCTGAACAAGGGCGTGCGGGAATTCACGCAAGAGGAGATCAACCTGGCCGCCGCGCTCGCCAGCGGCGCCGCCACCGCCATCGCCAACGCCCAGACCCACGCCCAGCTTCAGGATGCTTTCCGCAAGCTCCAGCAGAGCCAAGCCATGCTCATCCGGGCGGAGAAGCTCTCCTCCATCGGCACCCTCACCGCCGGCGCCGCCCACGAGATACTCAACCCGGCCAACATCATCGGCCTGCACGCCCAGCGCCTGATGTGGGAGAACGAGGAGGGGACGAGCCCACACCAGTCGGCCCAGGTCATCCTCCGGAACGTCGAGCGCATCAGCCGCATCTGCGACGACCTGCGCCGCTTTTCCCGCGACGAGGCCGCGAAGGAGGAGCCCTTCGACCCCGACGACGCCCTGCGGCAGTGCATCCGCCCCCTGGAGCCCGAGTTCCGGCTGGCGAGTGTCGAGGTGAGCTACCGCCTCGCCGGGGAGGCCTCCCTCGTCCTCGGTGAAAAGAGCCAGATCCAGCAGGTCTTCTTCAACCTCCTGCGCAACGCCATGGACGCCATGCCGGAGGGAGGCACCCTGACGGTCGCCTCCCGGGAGGCCGCCGAGGACGAACGCAAGTGGTGGGAAACCCGGGTCAGCGACACCGGCACGGGCATTCCCCCCGAGCATCTCTCGCGCATCTTCGACCCCTTCTTCACCACCAAGCCCGAGGACAAGGGCACCGGCCTCGGCCTCTCCGTCTCCTACGGGATCGTCGAATCCCACGGGGGGCGCATCTGGGCCGAGAACAATCCCGACAAGGGTGCCACATTCATCGTCCGGCTTCCGGTAAAGGAGAAAGAGAATGGAGAAGCCGCTTCCGCGCATCCTGATCGTGGATGA
- a CDS encoding response regulator, giving the protein MEKPLPRILIVDDEKDIVEFLAMELSRRDFEVDTALSGEEAIEKIKENRPHLMLLDVRMPGMGGIETLRQAKQLDPRIGVIMVTAVHEEEIARSAIALGAHDYITKPIDFTYLNMVVMTKIIDMLG; this is encoded by the coding sequence ATGGAGAAGCCGCTTCCGCGCATCCTGATCGTGGATGACGAGAAGGACATCGTCGAGTTCCTGGCCATGGAGCTGTCCAGGCGGGATTTCGAGGTGGATACCGCCCTCTCCGGCGAGGAGGCCATCGAAAAGATCAAGGAGAACCGCCCCCACCTCATGCTGCTCGACGTCCGCATGCCGGGCATGGGCGGCATCGAGACCCTCCGCCAGGCCAAGCAGCTCGATCCCAGGATCGGCGTCATCATGGTGACGGCGGTGCACGAGGAGGAGATCGCCCGGAGCGCCATCGCCCTCGGCGCCCACGACTACATCACCAAGCCCATCGACTTCACCTACCTGAACATGGTGGTGATGACCAAGATCATCGACATGCTCGGCTAG
- a CDS encoding SDR family oxidoreductase yields the protein MEPLEGRTALVTGASRGIGRACALALARAGCPVAVNYRSRDAEAEETCALIAGLGGQALPFRADVSRSGEVRGLVEAVRSRLGPVSILVNNAGVARKRAPLEITEEDWDEAMTVNLKSAFLASREVLPGMREMRWGRIVNVSSNAAYTTGIVGPHYVASKAGMLGLSRAYAMAFAREGITVNAVAPGAIETEMLMKDLGVTAARSPVGRFGTSEEVADAVMMLVRNGYITGQTLIISGGSNLT from the coding sequence ATGGAGCCCCTGGAAGGAAGGACCGCCCTGGTGACGGGGGCCAGCCGGGGCATCGGCCGGGCCTGCGCCCTCGCGCTGGCGCGGGCGGGCTGCCCCGTCGCGGTGAACTACCGGAGCCGGGACGCGGAGGCTGAGGAAACCTGCGCGCTGATCGCCGGGCTGGGCGGACAAGCCCTCCCCTTCCGGGCGGACGTCTCCCGCTCCGGCGAGGTCCGGGGGCTCGTGGAGGCCGTGCGCTCGCGGCTCGGCCCCGTCTCGATCCTCGTCAACAACGCCGGCGTCGCGCGCAAGCGCGCCCCGCTCGAAATCACCGAGGAGGATTGGGACGAGGCCATGACGGTCAACCTCAAGTCCGCCTTCCTGGCCAGCCGGGAGGTGCTGCCCGGCATGCGCGAGATGCGCTGGGGGCGGATCGTCAACGTCTCCTCGAACGCCGCCTACACCACCGGCATCGTGGGGCCCCACTACGTGGCCTCCAAGGCCGGGATGCTTGGCCTCTCCCGCGCCTACGCCATGGCCTTCGCGCGGGAGGGCATCACCGTGAACGCGGTCGCCCCGGGCGCCATCGAGACCGAGATGCTCATGAAGGACCTCGGCGTGACCGCCGCCCGCTCGCCGGTGGGGCGCTTCGGGACTTCCGAGGAGGTGGCCGACGCCGTGATGATGCTTGTCCGCAACGGCTACATCACCGGCCAGACCCTGATCATCAGCGGGGGAAGCAACCTGACGTGA
- a CDS encoding GNAT family N-acetyltransferase, translating to MAIILELPEKKSRPSGPVSHDAKASEWKVETVTDYEALLWLQPAWDRLAEGLDASLPFLSHAWTRTWWESFGAGKELHVLLVKQGEELKAIVPLMLSWEKIHGMRVRRLGFLYNYHTPRCDFLTARDAKEACRPIWKYLKENMTLWDFLDFCQMPADSESLQAIRVLAYDDGFCPEIRESRPSPYVRIGAWDDYHGGLSRKHRGNLKSSHNRLAGLGRVRFEEISAEGEIGQALHDGFQLEAASWKGKNGTAITSDEATRRFYMGFAARAARRGWLRLHFLASNQRRIAFDYSIRYGNKQYGLKLGYDPAYSAYSPGHLLCLYTLKEAFERGLSEFDFAGVDDKWKLRWTRLSRPHSWLYVFSKSLRGRMLHQIKFRILSCLRGRCRRPAAPAGT from the coding sequence ATGGCGATAATCCTGGAGCTTCCGGAAAAAAAATCCCGCCCGTCCGGTCCGGTTTCGCATGACGCCAAGGCGTCCGAATGGAAGGTGGAAACCGTGACCGATTACGAAGCCTTGCTCTGGCTGCAACCGGCCTGGGACCGGCTGGCGGAGGGGCTGGATGCGAGCCTTCCATTCCTGAGCCATGCGTGGACGCGCACGTGGTGGGAGAGCTTCGGGGCGGGGAAAGAACTCCATGTCCTGCTCGTGAAGCAAGGGGAGGAACTGAAAGCCATCGTGCCGCTGATGCTGAGCTGGGAGAAAATACATGGCATGCGGGTGCGGCGCCTCGGCTTTCTCTACAATTATCATACCCCCCGGTGCGATTTTCTCACGGCTCGGGACGCGAAGGAAGCCTGCCGGCCGATCTGGAAATACCTCAAGGAGAACATGACCCTCTGGGACTTTCTCGACTTCTGCCAGATGCCGGCCGATTCAGAGAGCCTTCAAGCGATTCGGGTGCTCGCGTATGACGACGGATTCTGTCCGGAAATTCGAGAGTCACGGCCGTCGCCTTATGTACGAATCGGGGCCTGGGACGACTATCACGGCGGCCTGTCCAGAAAGCACCGGGGAAACCTGAAGAGCAGCCATAACCGTCTCGCCGGACTCGGCCGGGTCCGCTTCGAGGAAATCTCGGCCGAAGGCGAGATCGGGCAGGCACTTCATGACGGATTCCAGCTCGAGGCGGCATCGTGGAAGGGAAAGAACGGAACGGCCATCACCAGCGACGAAGCGACCCGGCGGTTCTACATGGGCTTCGCGGCGCGGGCCGCGAGGCGGGGCTGGCTCCGCCTCCACTTCCTCGCCTCGAACCAGCGCCGGATCGCCTTCGACTATTCCATCCGATACGGCAACAAGCAGTACGGGCTCAAGCTGGGCTACGACCCGGCCTACTCCGCCTATTCGCCGGGCCATCTCCTCTGCCTTTATACTCTGAAGGAAGCGTTCGAGCGGGGGCTGAGCGAATTCGATTTCGCCGGCGTAGACGACAAATGGAAGCTCCGGTGGACGCGTCTGAGCCGGCCGCACTCATGGCTTTACGTGTTTTCAAAATCGCTCCGCGGCAGGATGCTCCACCAGATCAAATTCCGGATCCTCTCCTGCCTGAGAGGCCGATGCCGGAGGCCCGCCGCCCCAGCGGGGACATGA